A window of the Enterobacteriaceae bacterium 4M9 genome harbors these coding sequences:
- the pabC gene encoding aminodeoxychorismate lyase, protein MWLINGAEQTTLAADDRAIQFGDGCFTTARVVDGAVRFIDDHLDRLEEGCRRLGFSAPPRELLRAECEQLATGNARATLKVIISRGAGGRGYAPGHPAPTRMLRVSAYPSHYDALRERGAVLALSPVPLARNPWLAGIKHLNRLEQVLIRAQLEQTNADEALVLDTEGWLTECCAANLFWRKGNQVFTPQLDSAGVDGTMRRHILRLLAASHWQVHEVRARSQVLLQADEVIICNALMPVLPVCQAQEKGFSSRELYRFLASGCE, encoded by the coding sequence ATGTGGCTCATTAACGGCGCTGAACAGACGACCCTGGCGGCGGACGATCGTGCCATACAGTTTGGCGATGGGTGTTTTACCACTGCGCGGGTGGTTGATGGCGCAGTGCGCTTTATTGACGACCATCTCGACAGACTGGAGGAGGGCTGCAGGCGGCTGGGATTTTCTGCTCCCCCGCGTGAATTGCTGCGTGCGGAATGCGAGCAGCTTGCGACAGGCAACGCCCGCGCAACGCTCAAAGTGATTATCAGCCGGGGCGCAGGCGGGCGTGGCTACGCCCCGGGTCATCCTGCCCCGACGCGTATGCTCCGTGTGAGCGCCTATCCTTCGCATTATGATGCATTACGCGAACGCGGAGCCGTGCTGGCGCTTTCTCCTGTTCCCCTGGCTCGTAATCCCTGGCTTGCGGGCATCAAACATCTCAATCGCCTTGAGCAGGTTCTTATCCGGGCACAGCTTGAGCAGACAAACGCCGACGAGGCGCTGGTGCTTGACACCGAAGGGTGGCTTACGGAATGCTGTGCGGCTAATTTATTCTGGCGTAAAGGGAATCAGGTTTTTACTCCGCAACTCGACAGCGCTGGCGTGGACGGGACGATGCGCCGACATATTTTGCGGCTGCTCGCGGCGTCACACTGGCAAGTCCATGAAGTGCGGGCACGGTCGCAGGTGCTGCTGCAGGCTGACGAAGTCATTATCTGCAACGCATTGATGCCGGTACTACCGGTGTGCCAGGCGCAGGAAAAGGGTTTTTCATCGCGCGAACTGTATCGCTTTTTAGCCTCAGGATGTGAGTAG
- the fabF gene encoding beta-ketoacyl-ACP synthase II, whose translation MSKRRVVVTGLGMLSPVGNTVESNWKTLLAGQSGISLIDHFDTSAYATKFAGLVRDFNCDEFISRKDQRKMDSFIQYGIAAGVQAMRDSGLEVTEENAPRMGAAIGSGIGGLGLIEENHTALMNGGPRKISPFFVPSTIVNMVAGHLTIMFGLRGPSISIATACTSGVHNIGHAARIIAYGDADVMMAGGAEKGSTQLGVGGFGAARALSTRNDNPQAASRPWDKDRDGFVLGDGAGILILEEYEHAKKRGAKIYCEVVGFGMSSDAYHMTSPPENGAGAALAMENALRDAGVTPSQIGYVNAHGTSTNAGDRAEAQAVKSVFGADASRVLVSSTKSMTGHLLGAAGAVESIYSILALRDQAVPPTINLDNPDEDCDLDFVPHEARQVTGMEYTLCNSFGFGGTNGSLIFKKI comes from the coding sequence GTGTCTAAGCGTCGTGTAGTTGTGACCGGACTTGGCATGTTGTCTCCTGTCGGCAACACCGTAGAGTCAAACTGGAAAACTCTCCTTGCCGGTCAGAGCGGCATCAGCCTAATCGACCATTTCGATACTAGTGCCTATGCAACAAAATTTGCGGGCTTAGTGCGAGATTTTAATTGTGATGAATTCATCTCGCGCAAAGATCAGCGCAAGATGGACAGCTTCATTCAGTACGGAATTGCAGCCGGTGTTCAGGCTATGCGAGATTCTGGTCTTGAAGTGACAGAAGAAAACGCTCCGCGCATGGGCGCTGCAATCGGTTCTGGTATCGGTGGCCTCGGCCTTATCGAAGAAAACCACACGGCATTGATGAACGGCGGTCCGCGTAAAATCAGCCCGTTCTTCGTTCCCTCCACGATTGTCAACATGGTGGCAGGTCACCTGACCATTATGTTCGGCCTGCGTGGCCCCAGCATTTCTATTGCGACGGCCTGTACTTCTGGCGTGCACAACATCGGCCATGCGGCGCGTATTATCGCCTACGGCGATGCGGACGTGATGATGGCAGGCGGTGCCGAAAAAGGCAGCACCCAGCTGGGCGTTGGCGGTTTTGGCGCAGCACGCGCACTTTCCACGCGTAACGACAACCCTCAGGCAGCAAGCCGTCCGTGGGATAAAGACCGCGATGGTTTTGTACTGGGTGATGGCGCCGGTATCCTGATTCTTGAAGAATATGAGCACGCTAAAAAGCGTGGTGCAAAAATCTACTGTGAAGTGGTGGGTTTTGGCATGAGCAGCGATGCTTACCATATGACGTCACCGCCGGAAAACGGCGCAGGTGCGGCACTGGCAATGGAAAACGCGCTGCGTGACGCAGGCGTGACACCGAGCCAGATTGGCTATGTGAACGCACACGGCACTTCAACGAATGCAGGTGACCGTGCTGAAGCACAGGCCGTGAAATCCGTGTTTGGCGCTGATGCCAGCCGTGTGCTGGTCAGCTCAACCAAGTCGATGACCGGACACCTGCTGGGTGCGGCGGGCGCGGTGGAGTCTATCTACTCCATTCTGGCGCTGCGCGACCAGGCTGTACCACCGACCATTAACCTGGACAATCCCGATGAGGATTGTGACCTCGACTTCGTCCCGCACGAAGCGCGACAGGTGACAGGTATGGAGTATACGCTGTGTAACTCCTTCGGTTTTGGCGGCACCAACGGTTCGCTTATCTTCAAAAAGATCTGA
- the acpP gene encoding acyl carrier protein, with product MSTIEERVKKIIGEQLGVKQEEVVNTASFVEDLGADSLDTVELVMALEEEFDTEIPDEEAEKITTVQAAIDYINGHQA from the coding sequence ATGAGCACTATCGAAGAACGCGTTAAGAAAATCATTGGCGAACAGCTGGGCGTTAAGCAGGAAGAAGTTGTTAACACCGCTTCTTTCGTTGAAGATCTGGGCGCTGATTCTCTTGACACCGTTGAGCTGGTAATGGCTCTGGAAGAAGAGTTTGATACCGAGATTCCGGACGAAGAAGCAGAGAAAATCACCACCGTTCAGGCTGCCATTGATTACATCAACGGTCACCAGGCGTAA
- the fabG gene encoding 3-oxoacyl-ACP reductase FabG, which yields MSFEGKIALVTGASRGIGRAIAEMLASRGAKVVGTATSESGAQAISDYLGANGKGLMLNVTDAASVESVLENIRAEFGEVDILVNNAGITRDNLLMRMKDDEWNDIIDTNLSSVFRLSKAVMRAMMKKRHGRIITIGSVVGTMGNAGQANYAAAKAGLIGFSKSLAREVASRGITVNVVAPGFIETDMTRALSDDQRAGILAQVPAGRLGDAKEIANAVAFLASDEAGYITGETLHVNGGMYMV from the coding sequence ATGAGCTTTGAAGGAAAAATTGCGCTGGTGACCGGCGCAAGCCGCGGGATCGGGCGCGCTATCGCTGAAATGCTGGCATCACGCGGCGCGAAAGTTGTCGGCACAGCTACCAGTGAAAGCGGTGCACAGGCCATCAGTGACTATCTTGGTGCTAACGGCAAAGGCCTGATGCTGAACGTGACTGATGCGGCATCGGTAGAATCCGTGCTGGAAAACATTCGCGCAGAGTTTGGCGAAGTGGATATTCTGGTCAATAACGCCGGGATCACTCGCGACAACCTGCTGATGCGCATGAAAGATGACGAGTGGAACGACATTATCGACACCAATTTGTCGTCGGTATTCCGTCTGTCAAAAGCGGTAATGCGCGCTATGATGAAAAAGCGTCACGGTCGTATTATCACCATCGGTTCTGTTGTAGGTACGATGGGCAATGCTGGTCAGGCCAACTACGCTGCGGCGAAGGCGGGACTGATTGGTTTCAGTAAGTCGCTGGCGCGGGAAGTTGCCTCGCGCGGCATTACTGTTAACGTTGTGGCTCCGGGCTTTATTGAAACGGACATGACGCGCGCGCTGTCAGACGACCAGCGGGCAGGCATTCTGGCGCAGGTTCCGGCGGGTCGCCTCGGTGACGCAAAGGAAATCGCCAATGCAGTAGCATTCCTGGCTTCTGATGAGGCCGGTTACATTACAGGTGAAACGCTGCACGTAAACGGCGGGATGTATATGGTTTAA
- the fabD gene encoding ACP S-malonyltransferase gives MSKFAFVFPGQGSQAVGMLADMAAAYPIIEETFREASAALGYDLWALTQQGPAEELNKTWQTQPALLTASVALWRAWQQQGGKAPALMAGHSLGEYSALVCAGVLDFTDAVKLVELRGKLMQDAVPEGTGAMSAIIGLDDAAIAKACEDAAEGQVVSPVNYNSPGQVVIAGHKDAVERAGAACKAAGAKRALPLPVSVPSHCALMKPAADKLAVEMEKLTFNAPQIPVVNNVDVKCETDAAAIRDALVRQLYSPVQWTKSVEFMASTGIEHLYEVGPGKVLTGLTKRIVDTLTASALNEPAAMSAAIEQ, from the coding sequence ATGTCGAAATTTGCGTTTGTCTTTCCGGGGCAGGGTTCTCAGGCGGTCGGCATGCTGGCCGATATGGCTGCTGCATATCCGATTATCGAAGAAACCTTCCGTGAAGCGTCTGCGGCGCTGGGCTATGACCTGTGGGCGCTGACCCAGCAGGGTCCGGCGGAAGAACTGAATAAAACCTGGCAGACTCAGCCTGCGCTGTTGACCGCCTCTGTTGCGCTGTGGCGCGCATGGCAGCAGCAGGGCGGTAAAGCGCCTGCACTGATGGCCGGCCACAGCCTGGGGGAATATTCCGCCCTGGTGTGCGCGGGTGTGCTGGATTTTACTGATGCAGTAAAACTGGTTGAGCTGCGCGGCAAGCTGATGCAGGACGCGGTGCCGGAAGGCACGGGCGCGATGTCAGCCATTATCGGTCTTGATGATGCGGCCATTGCCAAAGCCTGTGAAGATGCAGCTGAAGGCCAGGTTGTCTCACCAGTAAACTATAACTCGCCGGGTCAGGTGGTGATTGCGGGTCATAAAGACGCCGTCGAACGTGCCGGTGCTGCCTGTAAAGCGGCCGGTGCCAAGCGTGCATTGCCGCTGCCGGTGAGTGTGCCTTCCCACTGTGCGCTGATGAAGCCTGCTGCGGATAAACTTGCCGTTGAAATGGAAAAACTGACATTCAACGCACCGCAAATCCCCGTGGTTAACAACGTCGACGTTAAATGCGAAACCGACGCTGCGGCTATCCGCGATGCGCTGGTGCGCCAGCTATACAGCCCGGTGCAGTGGACAAAGAGCGTCGAGTTTATGGCGTCAACGGGTATTGAACATCTCTATGAAGTTGGACCGGGCAAAGTACTGACCGGGCTGACGAAACGTATTGTTGACACCCTGACTGCCTCTGCGCTCAACGAGCCAGCGGCAATGTCAGCGGCGATTGAGCAATAA
- a CDS encoding ketoacyl-ACP synthase III gives MYTKIIGTGSWLPERVRTNADLEKMVETTDEWIVTRTGIRERRIAGPDETVATMGYQASLRALEMAGVAKEEIDLIIVATTSATHAFPSAACQVQAMLGIKGCPAFDVAAACAGFTYALSIADQYVKNGAAKRALVIGADVLARTLDPEDRGTIILFGDGAGAVVLGASEEPGIISTHIHADGSYGALLTLPNLDRVNPDSPAYLTMAGNEVFKVAVTELAHIVDETLAANNLDRSALDWLVPHQANLRIISATAKKLGMSMDNVVVTLDRHGNTSAASVPAALDEAVRDGRIQKGQLVLLEAFGGGFTWGSALVRF, from the coding sequence ATGTATACAAAGATTATAGGTACGGGCAGCTGGCTGCCCGAACGCGTAAGGACTAACGCGGATCTCGAGAAAATGGTCGAGACTACTGATGAGTGGATAGTGACGCGTACCGGGATTCGTGAACGTCGTATCGCAGGCCCTGATGAGACGGTCGCGACGATGGGCTACCAGGCAAGCCTCAGGGCGCTGGAGATGGCGGGCGTCGCAAAGGAAGAGATCGATCTTATCATTGTTGCCACCACATCAGCCACTCACGCTTTCCCAAGTGCGGCCTGTCAGGTTCAGGCAATGCTGGGTATTAAAGGCTGCCCGGCGTTTGACGTTGCCGCAGCCTGCGCAGGCTTTACCTATGCGCTGAGCATTGCCGATCAGTATGTGAAAAATGGCGCGGCGAAACGTGCGCTGGTGATCGGTGCTGATGTGCTGGCGCGTACGCTTGACCCTGAGGACAGGGGCACGATTATTCTGTTTGGCGACGGCGCTGGCGCTGTGGTGCTGGGCGCATCTGAAGAGCCGGGCATTATCTCAACCCATATTCATGCTGACGGTAGCTATGGCGCGCTGTTAACACTGCCAAACCTGGACCGGGTTAATCCGGACAGCCCGGCTTATCTGACGATGGCGGGCAATGAAGTTTTCAAAGTGGCTGTGACCGAGCTTGCTCATATTGTTGACGAGACGCTGGCGGCCAATAATCTCGACCGTTCGGCGCTCGACTGGCTGGTGCCACACCAGGCGAATCTGCGTATTATCAGCGCGACGGCCAAAAAGCTGGGTATGTCCATGGATAACGTGGTCGTCACGCTTGACCGTCACGGCAATACCTCGGCGGCTTCCGTCCCGGCAGCGCTGGATGAAGCGGTGCGCGATGGTCGTATCCAGAAAGGCCAACTGGTGTTGCTGGAAGCCTTCGGCGGCGGCTTTACCTGGGGTTCTGCGCTGGTTCGTTTTTAA
- the plsX gene encoding phosphate acyltransferase PlsX, with the protein MIRLTLALDAMGGDYGPAVTVPAALQALDANSHLHLLLVGSPDAISPFLAKADFEQRSRLQIIPAESVVASDARPAQAIRNSRGTSMRMALELVKEGRAEACISAGNTGALMGLAKMLLKPIDNIERPALVTVLPNQQRGKTVVLDLGANVECDSRMLAEFAIMGSVMAEEVLGIERPRVALLNIGEEETKGLDSIRDASVLLKTVPSVNYIGYLEANELLTGKTDVLVCDGFVGNVTLKTMEGVVRMFLSVLKGQGESKKSAWWLILLKRWLQNRLTRRFSHLNPDQYNGACLLGLRGTVIKSHGAANQRAFAVAIEQAVQAVQRQVPQRIAARLESVLPKSD; encoded by the coding sequence TTGATACGTCTAACCCTTGCGTTAGATGCTATGGGCGGGGACTATGGCCCCGCCGTGACAGTGCCTGCTGCTTTGCAGGCACTGGACGCTAATTCCCATCTTCATCTTCTTCTTGTCGGCTCCCCCGACGCCATTTCGCCATTTCTTGCCAAAGCTGATTTTGAGCAGCGTTCGCGTCTGCAAATTATTCCTGCTGAATCGGTTGTTGCAAGTGATGCTCGTCCTGCGCAGGCTATTCGTAATAGCCGTGGAACTTCGATGCGCATGGCGCTGGAACTGGTAAAAGAAGGGCGGGCCGAAGCCTGTATCAGCGCAGGCAATACCGGTGCGCTGATGGGGCTGGCAAAAATGTTGCTTAAGCCCATAGATAATATTGAGCGCCCGGCGCTGGTGACCGTGCTGCCAAATCAGCAGCGCGGCAAAACCGTGGTGCTGGATCTTGGCGCGAACGTGGAGTGCGACAGCCGCATGCTCGCCGAGTTTGCGATTATGGGGTCTGTCATGGCTGAAGAAGTACTCGGCATTGAACGCCCACGCGTGGCGCTACTCAATATTGGCGAAGAAGAAACCAAAGGGCTCGACAGTATTCGCGATGCCTCTGTATTACTGAAAACTGTGCCTTCCGTGAACTATATTGGCTATCTTGAAGCTAATGAGCTGTTGACGGGCAAGACGGACGTACTGGTATGCGACGGCTTTGTCGGCAACGTCACGCTGAAGACGATGGAAGGGGTAGTCAGAATGTTCCTCTCTGTTTTAAAAGGGCAAGGGGAGAGCAAAAAAAGTGCCTGGTGGCTTATTTTGCTCAAGCGCTGGTTACAAAACAGACTGACGCGGCGATTCAGTCACCTGAACCCCGACCAGTATAACGGCGCCTGTCTGTTAGGATTACGCGGCACCGTGATCAAGAGTCACGGTGCGGCCAATCAGCGAGCATTTGCGGTCGCGATTGAACAGGCAGTGCAGGCGGTGCAACGGCAGGTTCCACAGCGGATAGCCGCGCGCCTGGAATCTGTATTACCCAAAAGTGACTGA
- the rpmF gene encoding 50S ribosomal protein L32, translating into MAVQQNKPTRSKRGMRRSHDALTTSSLSVDKASGETHLRHHITADGFYRGRKVIAK; encoded by the coding sequence ATGGCCGTACAACAGAATAAACCAACCCGTTCCAAACGTGGCATGCGTCGTTCTCACGATGCGCTGACCACTTCCAGCCTGTCTGTAGACAAAGCGTCTGGTGAAACTCACCTGCGTCACCATATCACTGCCGACGGTTTCTACCGCGGTCGCAAGGTCATCGCTAAGTAA
- the yceD gene encoding 23S rRNA accumulation protein YceD: protein MQKVKLPLTLDPVRTAQKRLDYLGVYLPEQVERVAESVVSVDSDVECALSFAIDNQRLAVITGEARVSVTLMCQRCGQPFSHDVHATYCFSPVVTDEQAEALPEAYEPIQVNEFGEIDLLAMVEDEIILSLPVVPVHDSEHCEVSDADMVFGELPDEAQKPNPFAVLASLKRK from the coding sequence ATGCAAAAGGTTAAATTACCCCTGACACTGGACCCGGTCCGTACCGCTCAAAAGCGCCTTGATTATCTTGGCGTGTACCTGCCTGAGCAGGTTGAACGTGTCGCTGAGTCTGTTGTCAGCGTGGACAGTGATGTAGAATGCGCGCTGTCGTTCGCAATCGACAACCAGCGTCTCGCGGTAATTACCGGTGAGGCGCGGGTGAGCGTAACGCTGATGTGTCAGCGCTGCGGTCAGCCGTTCTCGCACGATGTTCACGCAACGTATTGTTTTAGCCCGGTCGTCACTGACGAACAGGCCGAAGCACTGCCGGAAGCGTATGAGCCGATTCAGGTTAACGAATTCGGCGAAATCGATCTGCTGGCAATGGTTGAGGATGAAATCATCCTTTCCCTGCCGGTAGTTCCGGTGCACGATTCTGAACACTGTGAAGTGTCCGACGCGGACATGGTCTTTGGCGAACTGCCCGATGAGGCACAAAAACCAAACCCATTTGCCGTATTAGCCAGTTTAAAGCGTAAGTAA
- a CDS encoding septum formation inhibitor Maf: protein MLPLVLASTSPFRQSLLKKLGLPFIVAAPEVDETPLPGESARRLVMRLATAKAQALAQRYPAHLIIGSDQVCVLNGQITGKPHTEDNAVAQLMQARGNIISFYTGLALYNSYNGELQTECEPFDVHFRHLTEQEIRHYVQTEKPLQCAGSFKSEGLGIALFERLDGRDPNTLVGLPLIALCGMLRNEGRNPLE, encoded by the coding sequence ATGCTTCCTCTCGTCCTTGCCTCAACCTCACCCTTTCGCCAAAGCCTGCTGAAAAAGCTCGGCCTGCCTTTTATTGTTGCCGCGCCTGAGGTCGACGAAACGCCGCTGCCGGGCGAAAGCGCACGCAGGCTGGTTATGCGCCTGGCAACAGCCAAAGCGCAGGCGCTGGCACAGCGCTACCCTGCACACCTTATTATAGGTTCCGATCAGGTTTGCGTTCTTAACGGGCAGATTACCGGCAAACCGCACACCGAAGATAATGCCGTTGCCCAGTTAATGCAGGCCCGCGGCAATATTATTTCTTTTTATACCGGTCTTGCGCTTTACAACAGCTACAACGGTGAACTGCAAACCGAATGCGAGCCTTTCGACGTGCATTTTCGCCATCTGACAGAGCAAGAGATTCGTCATTACGTGCAGACAGAAAAGCCGCTGCAGTGTGCGGGCAGTTTTAAAAGTGAAGGGTTGGGTATTGCGCTGTTTGAACGCCTTGACGGGCGCGACCCCAATACGCTGGTCGGCCTGCCGCTGATTGCGCTGTGTGGAATGTTACGAAATGAAGGACGTAATCCTCTGGAATAA
- the rluC gene encoding 23S rRNA pseudouridine(955/2504/2580) synthase RluC, translating to MSGAKPVASLESPTMKTETPSVKIVAISSDEAGQRIDNFLRTQLKGVPKSMIYRILRKGEVRVNKKRIKPEYKLMAGDEVRIPPVRVAEREEAPVSPHLQKVSALNDAIIYEDEHILVLNKPSGTAVHGGSGLSFGVIEALRALRPEARFLELVHRLDRDTSGVLLVAKKRSALRSLHEQLREKGMQKDYLALVRGQWQSHVKVVQAPLLKNILQSGERIVRVNSEGKPSETRFKVEERYAFATLVRCSPVTGRTHQIRVHTQHAGHPIAFDDRYGDRDFDSQLAGTGLSRLFLHAAALRFIHPKTGEEMRVEAPLDDELRNCLKVLRSNK from the coding sequence ATCAGTGGCGCGAAGCCGGTGGCCTCTTTAGAATCGCCGACCATGAAAACAGAGACTCCCAGTGTAAAAATCGTCGCTATCTCTTCAGATGAAGCCGGACAGCGTATTGATAACTTTTTGCGTACTCAGCTCAAGGGCGTACCCAAGAGTATGATTTATCGCATTTTGCGTAAGGGCGAAGTGCGTGTGAATAAAAAGCGCATCAAGCCGGAATATAAACTCATGGCCGGTGATGAAGTGCGTATTCCGCCTGTGCGTGTGGCTGAGCGTGAAGAGGCGCCAGTTTCACCACATTTGCAAAAAGTCTCAGCGCTCAACGACGCCATCATTTATGAAGATGAGCACATCCTGGTACTCAATAAGCCCTCCGGCACGGCGGTGCACGGCGGCAGCGGCCTGAGCTTTGGTGTGATAGAAGCGCTGCGTGCGCTGCGCCCGGAGGCCCGTTTTCTGGAACTGGTGCATCGCCTTGACCGCGACACCTCAGGCGTACTTCTGGTGGCTAAAAAGCGCTCGGCGCTGCGTTCGCTGCATGAGCAGTTGCGTGAAAAGGGCATGCAAAAAGACTACCTGGCGCTGGTGCGCGGCCAGTGGCAGTCGCATGTCAAAGTGGTACAGGCACCGCTTTTGAAAAATATTTTGCAAAGCGGTGAGCGCATTGTGCGCGTCAACAGCGAAGGCAAACCGTCAGAAACGCGCTTTAAGGTTGAAGAACGCTATGCCTTCGCAACCCTGGTGCGCTGTAGCCCGGTAACAGGGCGTACTCATCAGATTCGTGTGCACACCCAGCATGCAGGCCATCCCATTGCTTTTGATGACCGCTACGGTGACCGCGATTTCGACAGCCAGTTGGCTGGCACCGGCCTGAGCCGCCTGTTCCTGCATGCGGCGGCACTGCGCTTTATTCACCCTAAAACCGGTGAAGAGATGCGCGTGGAAGCACCGCTGGATGATGAGCTGCGCAACTGTCTCAAGGTGCTGCGCAGCAATAAATAA